The Chlorocebus sabaeus isolate Y175 chromosome 16, mChlSab1.0.hap1, whole genome shotgun sequence genome window below encodes:
- the CYB561 gene encoding transmembrane ascorbate-dependent reductase CYB561 isoform X3, which yields MEGGAAASTPAALPYYVAFSQLLGLTLVAMTGAWLGLYRGGIAWESDLQFNAHPLCMVIGLVFLQGDALLVYRVFRNEAKRTTKVLHGLLHVFALVIALVGLVAVFDYHRKKGYADLYSLHSWCGILVFVLYFVQWLVGFGFFLFPGAPFSLRSRYRPQHIFFGATIFLLSVGTALLGLKEALLFNLGSLQGLSQCPTLRTGGAQ from the exons ATGGAGGGCGGGGCCGCGGCATCCACCCCCGCAGCGCTGCCTTACTACGTGGCCTTCTCCCAGCTGCTGGGCCTGACCTTGGTGGCCATGACTGGCGCTTGGCTCGGGCTGTACCGAGGCGGCATTGCCTGGGAGAGCGACCTGCAGTTCAACGCGCACCCTCTCTGCATGGTCATAGGCCTGGTCTTCCTGCAGGGAGATG CCCTACTGGTTTACCGTGtcttcagaaatgaagccaaacGCACCACCAAGGTCCTGCATGGGCTGTTGCACGTCTTTGCGCTTGTCATCGCCCTGGTTG GCTTGGTCGCGGTGTTCGACTACCACAGGAAGAAGGGCTACGCTGACCTGTACAGCCTGCACAGCTGGTGCGGGATCCTTGTCTTTGTCCTGTACTTTGTGCAG TGGCTGGTGGGCTTTGGCTTCTTCCTGTTCCCCGGAGCTCCGTTCTCCCTGCGGAGCCGCTACCGCCCACAGCACATCTTCTTTGGTGCCACCATCTTTCTGCTTTCCGTGGGCACCGCCCTGCTGGGCCTGAAGGAGGCACTGCTGTTCAACCTCGG
- the CYB561 gene encoding transmembrane ascorbate-dependent reductase CYB561 isoform X2, which translates to MEGGAAASTPAALPYYVAFSQLLGLTLVAMTGAWLGLYRGGIAWESDLQFNAHPLCMVIGLVFLQGDALLVYRVFRNEAKRTTKVLHGLLHVFALVIALVGLVAVFDYHRKKGYADLYSLHSWCGILVFVLYFVQWLVGFGFFLFPGAPFSLRSRYRPQHIFFGATIFLLSVGTALLGLKEALLFNLGDKYSTFEPEGVLANVLGLLLACFSGVVLYILTRADWKRPSQAEEQALSMDFKTLTEGDSPGSQ; encoded by the exons ATGGAGGGCGGGGCCGCGGCATCCACCCCCGCAGCGCTGCCTTACTACGTGGCCTTCTCCCAGCTGCTGGGCCTGACCTTGGTGGCCATGACTGGCGCTTGGCTCGGGCTGTACCGAGGCGGCATTGCCTGGGAGAGCGACCTGCAGTTCAACGCGCACCCTCTCTGCATGGTCATAGGCCTGGTCTTCCTGCAGGGAGATG CCCTACTGGTTTACCGTGtcttcagaaatgaagccaaacGCACCACCAAGGTCCTGCATGGGCTGTTGCACGTCTTTGCGCTTGTCATCGCCCTGGTTG GCTTGGTCGCGGTGTTCGACTACCACAGGAAGAAGGGCTACGCTGACCTGTACAGCCTGCACAGCTGGTGCGGGATCCTTGTCTTTGTCCTGTACTTTGTGCAG TGGCTGGTGGGCTTTGGCTTCTTCCTGTTCCCCGGAGCTCCGTTCTCCCTGCGGAGCCGCTACCGCCCACAGCACATCTTCTTTGGTGCCACCATCTTTCTGCTTTCCGTGGGCACCGCCCTGCTGGGCCTGAAGGAGGCACTGCTGTTCAACCTCGG GGACAAGTACAGTACATTTGAGCCTGAGGGCGTCCTGGCCAATGTGCTGGGCCTGCTGCTGGCCTGCTTCAGTGGGGTGGTGCTCTATATCTTGACCCGGGCTGACTGGAAGCGGCCTTCCCAGGCCGAAGAGCAGGCCCTCTCCATGGACTTCAAGACGCTGACGGAGGGAGACAGCCCCGGCTCCCAGTGA